In the genome of Vicia villosa cultivar HV-30 ecotype Madison, WI linkage group LG7, Vvil1.0, whole genome shotgun sequence, one region contains:
- the LOC131616777 gene encoding transcription factor MYB65-like isoform X2 produces the protein MMKRMKKEIPDDMLHDDQIGLQLNDEDNGRSACGVVLKKGPWTSVEDDILVKYVNKNGEGNWNAVQKQTGLLRCGKSCRLRWANHLRPHLKKGAFTEEEERLICELHSKMGNRWARMAVHLPGRTDNEIKNYWNTRIKRRTRAGLPLYPPGVYQAALNNQSTSRINGGNKVHSDFLHKRSFSMHDAMFDCLKDTQGISPYSPDISDYGNMQNGFDSSQYCSFVSSTSSNPKRFRESPIPFLDFGCIDRSDVYPFEHIQDDAFDKLTQSFGVQSPLDPGFFSNSLMCYSHSLKNGNFSTSMPFEAVKSELPSLQYPKIDLGSRGTSPSHPLLDSIDDFIKSPTPISTLESDCSSPQNSGLLQSVLHQRKTPSSSKNQYYDRSSYSSAATPCERDDLSAWSMYEQEWKDYADPVSPSGVSSILNDCPAVVANINSMDEQPPVQTDNGNIVKSEYVDHVWSPDSSYIKSLLNNSQPDFVLDSGWYEPCSGHGNNQAVATDATLMFQEDQLATDYKHMTAAGTSNPSQVLISLRVLI, from the exons ATGATGAAACGGATGAAAAAGGAGATTCCGGATGACATGCTCCATGATGATCAGATTGGTTTGCAGTTGAATGATGAGGATAATGGCAGAAGTGCCTGTGGAGTTGTTCTGAAGAAAGGGCCATGGACAAGTGTTGAAGATGATATATTGGTCAAGTATGTCAACAAGAACGGAGAGGGGAATTGGAATGCCGTTCAGAAGCAGACAGGCCTGTTGCGTTGTGGAAAAAGTTGTCGATTGCGATGGGCCAATCACCTAAGGCCACATTTAAAGAAAGGGGCATTTACTGAGGAAGAGGAGCGGTTGATTTGTGAGCTTCATTCAAAAATGGGAAACAGATGGGCACGCATGGCAGTGCAT TTACCTGGTCGTACAGACAATGAGATAAAAAACTATTGGAACACTCGGATCAAGAGGCGTACCCGAGCTGGCTTGCCACTTTATCCTCCTGGTGTATATCAAGCGGCTCTTAATAACCAAAGCACCAGTAGAATTAACGGTGGTAATAAAGTGCATTCTGATTTCTTGCATAAAAGGAGTTTTAGTATGCATGATGCAATGTTTGACTGCCTGAAGGATACCCAGGGAATCTCACCTTATTCGCCTGATATTTCTGATTATGGCAATATGCAAAATGGTTTTGATTCTTCTCAGTACTGCAGTTTTGTGTCATCGACATCATCTAACCCTAAACGTTTTCGAGAGTCACCAATACCGTTTCTTGATTTTGGTTGTATTGACAGAAGCGATGTTTATCCATTTGAACATATTCAGGATGATGCTTTTGATAAGTTGACACAATCATTTGGAGTGCAATCACCTCTTGATCCTGGTTTCTTCTCAAACAGCTTAATGTGTTACAGCCATTCACTTAAAAATGGCAATTTCTCTACTTCTATGCCTTTTGAGGCTGTGAAGTCGGAGCTCCCTTCACTCCAATATCCGAAAATTGATTTAGGTAGCCGGGGTACATCTCCCTCACACCCACTACTTGACTCAATTGATGATTTTATCAAGTCTCCTACACCAATTAGTACACTGGAGTCAGATTGTTCTTCTCCACAAAATAGTGGCCTGCTGCAATCTGTACTTCATCAGCGGAAGACTCCGAGCAGTTCAAAAAACCAATATTATGACAGAAGTTCATATTCATCTGCTGCAACTCCCTGTGAAAGAGATGACCTGTCAGCATGGAGCATGTATGAGCAAGAATGGAAAGACTATGCTGACCCTGTATCTCCATCTGGTGTATCTTCAATATTGAATGATTGCCCTGCTGTTGTTGCCAACATAAATTCAATGGATGAACAGCCACCTGTTCAGACCGACAATG GCAACATTGTGAAATCAGAGTATGTTGATCATGTGTGGTCCCCTGACAGTTCTTATATCAAGTCTCTGTTGAACAATAGTCAGCCAGATTTTGTGCTTGATTCAGGTTGGTATGAGCCGTGTTCTGGGCATGGCAATAACCAAGCCGTTGCCACTGATGCTACATTGATGTTTCAGGAAGATCAATTAGCCACCGACTATAAACATATGACCGCTGCTGGAACTTCTAACCCAAGTCAG GTGTTAATATCTTTACGTGTGTTGATTTGA
- the LOC131616777 gene encoding transcription factor MYB33-like isoform X1, with protein MMKRMKKEIPDDMLHDDQIGLQLNDEDNGRSACGVVLKKGPWTSVEDDILVKYVNKNGEGNWNAVQKQTGLLRCGKSCRLRWANHLRPHLKKGAFTEEEERLICELHSKMGNRWARMAVHLPGRTDNEIKNYWNTRIKRRTRAGLPLYPPGVYQAALNNQSTSRINGGNKVHSDFLHKRSFSMHDAMFDCLKDTQGISPYSPDISDYGNMQNGFDSSQYCSFVSSTSSNPKRFRESPIPFLDFGCIDRSDVYPFEHIQDDAFDKLTQSFGVQSPLDPGFFSNSLMCYSHSLKNGNFSTSMPFEAVKSELPSLQYPKIDLGSRGTSPSHPLLDSIDDFIKSPTPISTLESDCSSPQNSGLLQSVLHQRKTPSSSKNQYYDRSSYSSAATPCERDDLSAWSMYEQEWKDYADPVSPSGVSSILNDCPAVVANINSMDEQPPVQTDNGNIVKSEYVDHVWSPDSSYIKSLLNNSQPDFVLDSGWYEPCSGHGNNQAVATDATLMFQEDQLATDYKHMTAAGTSNPSQVWELSSFGWNNMPAVCQVSDLG; from the exons ATGATGAAACGGATGAAAAAGGAGATTCCGGATGACATGCTCCATGATGATCAGATTGGTTTGCAGTTGAATGATGAGGATAATGGCAGAAGTGCCTGTGGAGTTGTTCTGAAGAAAGGGCCATGGACAAGTGTTGAAGATGATATATTGGTCAAGTATGTCAACAAGAACGGAGAGGGGAATTGGAATGCCGTTCAGAAGCAGACAGGCCTGTTGCGTTGTGGAAAAAGTTGTCGATTGCGATGGGCCAATCACCTAAGGCCACATTTAAAGAAAGGGGCATTTACTGAGGAAGAGGAGCGGTTGATTTGTGAGCTTCATTCAAAAATGGGAAACAGATGGGCACGCATGGCAGTGCAT TTACCTGGTCGTACAGACAATGAGATAAAAAACTATTGGAACACTCGGATCAAGAGGCGTACCCGAGCTGGCTTGCCACTTTATCCTCCTGGTGTATATCAAGCGGCTCTTAATAACCAAAGCACCAGTAGAATTAACGGTGGTAATAAAGTGCATTCTGATTTCTTGCATAAAAGGAGTTTTAGTATGCATGATGCAATGTTTGACTGCCTGAAGGATACCCAGGGAATCTCACCTTATTCGCCTGATATTTCTGATTATGGCAATATGCAAAATGGTTTTGATTCTTCTCAGTACTGCAGTTTTGTGTCATCGACATCATCTAACCCTAAACGTTTTCGAGAGTCACCAATACCGTTTCTTGATTTTGGTTGTATTGACAGAAGCGATGTTTATCCATTTGAACATATTCAGGATGATGCTTTTGATAAGTTGACACAATCATTTGGAGTGCAATCACCTCTTGATCCTGGTTTCTTCTCAAACAGCTTAATGTGTTACAGCCATTCACTTAAAAATGGCAATTTCTCTACTTCTATGCCTTTTGAGGCTGTGAAGTCGGAGCTCCCTTCACTCCAATATCCGAAAATTGATTTAGGTAGCCGGGGTACATCTCCCTCACACCCACTACTTGACTCAATTGATGATTTTATCAAGTCTCCTACACCAATTAGTACACTGGAGTCAGATTGTTCTTCTCCACAAAATAGTGGCCTGCTGCAATCTGTACTTCATCAGCGGAAGACTCCGAGCAGTTCAAAAAACCAATATTATGACAGAAGTTCATATTCATCTGCTGCAACTCCCTGTGAAAGAGATGACCTGTCAGCATGGAGCATGTATGAGCAAGAATGGAAAGACTATGCTGACCCTGTATCTCCATCTGGTGTATCTTCAATATTGAATGATTGCCCTGCTGTTGTTGCCAACATAAATTCAATGGATGAACAGCCACCTGTTCAGACCGACAATG GCAACATTGTGAAATCAGAGTATGTTGATCATGTGTGGTCCCCTGACAGTTCTTATATCAAGTCTCTGTTGAACAATAGTCAGCCAGATTTTGTGCTTGATTCAGGTTGGTATGAGCCGTGTTCTGGGCATGGCAATAACCAAGCCGTTGCCACTGATGCTACATTGATGTTTCAGGAAGATCAATTAGCCACCGACTATAAACATATGACCGCTGCTGGAACTTCTAACCCAAGTCAGGTATGGGAGTTAAGTTCTTTTGGATGGAACAACATGCCTGCTGTCTGTCAAGTATCTGATCTTGGTTAA